In one Magallana gigas chromosome 7, xbMagGiga1.1, whole genome shotgun sequence genomic region, the following are encoded:
- the LOC105331535 gene encoding uncharacterized protein, whose product MTSKHEDQWHQDLMTKGGFHQVYDNDIPSRARLTCPPGLSIKAVKDHEGRPTFGVFAKKIVQVRTRFGPILAPTKNRCRSQPIPPPQDENVDVHQENLQTNQLPSDLPPNSLHSQISIDQHGDKSQMSSNDQILQSVKCSIQEVAIDRNNVEHQDIVQQALGIVKLADDQHGPSPYGDVTTTLSDTIHLATSLASESMAGAGQFGTAQIGDDLGLTVPIESTMSPSVTEGLTLTVTQAQSLLAHMDTSSFTSVTSSGSLISNQQDILNSVVTEPQMLTQNSEAHVVGVVKNAFQGVVNEMMNEVSPVPVTPKEEESLQPDPADQPFTLKVFYEDGFEEELDLSDEDKCNWMMFVRPARTAAEQNVVACQHQNKIFFVSTKPIPSNTEIRVWYEPDYAILVQKELLPETDVPTNPATGYPSKWACSVCLEGFSTFNELEAHACAGEPPPDKRQLRGRPRKGRPRKYVKPSKTWRARLEKSRLPPRKRGRPPKLKGMLTVPKPPKEVKVPIADPPKIEENNLEDVIDNPPDLVDDDPMDKDDHEVSALELLDEVLGEEEDDEDEEDDIDIPIMPRRRGRKKRAPGAPKITRTPKREPMACPHCEETFTKEALFVIHVSEHTGVKPYICEVPECAKGFMSKFKLERHRLIHTCPRSHKCLYCDKSFNRKDHLKNHMVTHDPNKKRWVCEECGKEYCYNFSYRTHKAFHDADAGRTTECGICHKHYDSKDELLYHLKVHSGARSVKNCTEKTHACEDCGKTFYTRKDVRRHMITHTKKKDFLCQYCPQRFGRKDHLTRHLRSSHTGDNTNNRPKAPRAERKEKQQYTTSNVSMVGLQIPRDDQNILVTSQAVNYQQLQQLSTAFASEIPVPLHMFDNAGNQTVIAMPSMGTIQTQQTQQQQQQQQQQQPLQVAAIQNVQHVAIQNQMPVSENRYVEAIIRHQPQQNIVSSTPTEYRTLEHQPNIQTYIPLAAQQQQQPQQQQQQPQQHLQITKTENIDLNSRANGVLQTEYVQTTGARNDPNSRPTVLQATEVNRQGNPPAQTFSTLLGYMETLRFLENLPTNAQGAVISQMQMQQDGQHLPTMVPIQTSTLAYSVATTATPTHQIIPVEMQTKRMAVTQTQHSAYQQQGS is encoded by the exons ATGACTAGCAAACATGAAGATCAGT GGCACCAAGACCTGATGACAAAAGGGGGTTTCCATCAGGTGTACGACAATGACATCCCATCAAGGGCAAGGCTGACCTGTCCCCCAGGTCTGAGTATAAAGGCTGTTAAGGACCATGAAGGCAGACCCA CTTTTGGTGTGTTTGCCAAGAAGATAGTACAGGTTAGAACAAGATTTGGTCCCATTTTAGCTCCAACCAAAAACCGCTGTAGGTCTCAACCCATCCCCCCTCCTCAAGATGAAAATGTTGATGTCCATCAAGAAAATCTACAGACTAATCAACTTCCGAGTGACTTGCCTCCCAATTCTTTGCACAGTCAGATATCTATAGACCAACATGGGGACAAGTCCCAGATGTCATCAAACGATCAGATACTGCAGAGTGTCAAATGCAGCATTCAGGAGGTTGCCATTGACAGAAATAATGTGGAACACCAGGATATTGTCCAGCAGGCCCTGGGCATCGTTAAGCTGGCGGACGATCAGCACGGTCCCAGTCCGTACGGAGATGTGACGACCACACTGTCGGACACCATCCATCTAGCTACATCACTAGCCAGCGAATCAATGGCTGGTGCCGGCCAGTTTGGGACAGCGCAGATTGGGGATGACCTGGGTTTGACTGTTCCTATAGAATCTACAATGAGTCCAAGTGTGACTGAGGGGCTGACATTAACAGTTACACAGGCCCAGAGTTTGTTGGCTCATATGGACACCTCTAGTTTCACCTCTGTAACCAGTAGTGGCTCTTTGATATCAAATCAACAAGACATTTTAAATAGTGTTGTGACTGAACCTCAAATGTTGACACAAAATTCTGAAGCTCATGTTGTTGGTGTTGTGAAAAATGCCTTTCAAGGGGTTGTTAATGAGATGATGAATGAAGTCTCGCCTGTACCAGTCACGCCTAAAGAGGAAGAATCGTTACAACCAGACCCTGCTGATCAGCCCTTTACTCTCAAG GTTTTCTATGAGGATGGTTTTGAGGAGGAGCTGGATCTCTCTGATGAAGACAAGTGTAACTGGATGATGTTTGTCAGGCCGGCCAGGACTGCTGCAGAACAAAATGTGGTGGCCTGCCAGCATCAAAACAAAATCTTCTTTGTGTCTACCAAG CCTATTCCCTCAAACACAGAGATTAGGGTTTGGTATGAACCAGATTATGCCATACTGGTACAAAAAGAACTGCTGCCAGAAACTGATGTCCCGACCAATCCTGCTACAG GTTATCCATCTAAGTGGGCATGTTCTGTGTGTCTGGAGGGATTCAGTACATTTAATGAGCTGGAGGCTCATGCCTGCGCTGGTGAACCCCCACCTGACAAACGACAGCTCAGGGGAAGGCCTCGCAAAGGGAGACCCAGAAAGTATGTCAAGCCATCCAAAACGTGGCGAGCTAGGCTGGAAAAAAGTAGATTACCACCACGAAAACGAGGCAGGCCTCCAAAACTAAAAGGGATGTTAACAGTTCCAAAGCCACCAAAGGAAGTGAAAGTCCCCATCGCAGATCCACCAAAGATAGAAGAAAACAACCTAGAAGATGTTATTGATAATCCCCCAGACCTAGTGGATGATGATCCTATGGACAAAGATGACCATGAAGTGTCTGCTCTGGAATTGTTAGATGAGGTTCTTGGAGAGGAGGAAGACGATGAAGATGAGGAGGATGACATAGATATACCTATCATGCCTCGAAGACGAGGCAGAAAGAAGAGGGCTCCTGGTGCTCCAAAGATTACACGCACTCCAAAACGGGAACCAATGGCATGTCCTCACTGTGAAGAAACATTTACTAAAGAAGCATTATTTGTGATACATGTTTCCGAACACACAGGAGTTAAACCATACATCTGTGAAGTGCCTGAGTGTGCAAAAGGATTCATGTCCAAATTCAAATTAGAGAGGCATAGACTCATTCACACCTGTCCAAGATCCCATAAGTGTCTGTACTGTGACAAGTCATTTAACAGAAAAGATCATTTGAAAAACCACATGGTTACCCATGACCCAAATAAAAAGCGTTGGGTTTGTGAAGAGTGTGGAAAGGAATACTGCTACAATTTTTCATATCGCACACACAAAGCCTTTCATGATGCGGATGCAGGTCGGACTACTGAGTGTGGCATCTGTCACAAGCATTACGATTCAAAGGACGAGTTACTGTATCATTTGAAGGTGCACAGTGGTGCCAGATCTGTTAAAAACTGTACTGAAAAAACTCATGCGTGTGAGGATTGTGGGAAAACATTTTACACAAGGAAAGATGTGAGACGTCACATGATCACTCACACAAAGAAAAAAGACTTTCTGTGTCAGTATTGTCCACAAAGATTTGGAAGGAAAGATCATTTAACAAGACATTTACGATCATCACACACTGGTGATAACACCAACAATCGACCCAAGGCACCAAGGGCAGAAAGGAAAGAAAAGCAACAGTACACCACTTCAAATGTCTCTATGGTCGGTCTACAAATCCCACGCGATGATCAGAATATCCTAGTCACATCCCAGGCTGTTAACTATCAACAGTTACAGCAGTTATCAACAGCTTTTGCCTCAGAAATACCAGTCCCACTTCACATGTTTGATAATGCAGGTAACCAAACTGTGATTGCAATGCCCAGTATGGGAACAATACAAACACAGCAAACCCAGCAGCAACAGCAGCagcaacaacagcaacaaccTTTGCAAGTTGCAGCAATACAGAATGTGCAACATGTTGCTATTCAAAACCAAATGCCAGTTTCGGAGAATCGTTATGTCGAAGCCATAATAAGACATCAACCTCAACAGAACATTGTTTCTTCAACTCCAACTGAGTATAGAACTCTAGAACACCAGCCAAACATACAGACTTATATACCACTAGCAGCCCAGCAACAGCAGCAACCTCAACAACAGCAGCAACAGCCACAGCAACACCTGCAAATAACAAAGACTGAAAATATCGACCTTAATTCAAGGGCCAATGGAGTTCTACAGACAGAGTATGTGCAAACCACGGGGGCCAGAAATGACCCTAATTCACGCCCCACAGTTCTTCAGGCCACTGAAGTCAACAGGCAAGGAAATCCTCCCGCTCAAACGTTTTCTACATTGTTGGGCTACATGGAGACTCTAAGATTCTTGGAGAATCTTCCTACAAATGCCCAGGGAGCTGTTATATCTCAGATGCAGATGCAGCAGGATGGACAACACCTTCCTACCATGGTGCCTATTCAGACTAGTACTCTAGCGTATTCTGTGGCAACAACTGCTACCCCTACTCACCAAATCATTCCCGTGGAAATGCAGACAAAGAGAATGGCTGTAACCCAAACCCAACACAGTGCCTATCAACAACAGGGGTCCTGA
- the LOC105331534 gene encoding F-box only protein 25: MPFLSRDWRSPGDQWVRTSEGWERLKLWRIKIFERMNENILARLLRLAVSEYDDTWHKHQPHIHYIKGISKERKVMTSLSEAFVHLDMTGAVRDIRRFNYVKKLMFLLLTRNFRYLSGTSQKNIINILEEMTNQVLKTDTNVPAMKALLNCAVNTLTDGQYSHIGSECLWNKHRATVSKTVAKLEKYQLKQRHCDGKPTLDDLPEDCLRCIFRKLSNHSDIIHTGQTNQTNHTVSSHMLLWKQLCFFHFTDQQLVVFLPQELDINEDRVNWRYIYRRCYKRFGMKDIFADHLAICCHCDTLFWQSIGHPCFSDSELKSRPLSPEAFLDLFVL, encoded by the exons ATGCCTTTTTTAAGTCGGGATTGGCGATCGCCAGGTGACCAGTGGGTGAGGACGAGCGAGGGATGGGAACGTCTCAAACTCTGGCGAATCAAAATATTTGAGcgaatgaatgaaaatattttagcaag GTTGCTGAGACTGGCAGTCAGTGAGTACGATGACACCTGGCACAAACACCAGCCACACATCCACTACATCAAGGGCATTTCTAAGGAG AGGAAAGTGATGACTAGTTTGAGTGAGGCATTTGTCCACCTGGATATGACAGGGGCTGTAAGAGACATCAGACGATTCAATTATGTCAAAAAG CTGATGTTTTTACTACTGACACGAAACTTTCGATATCTGAGTGGGACTTCACAGAAAAACATCATTAACATTCTAGAGGAAATGACAAATCAAG TCCTTAAGACGGATACCAATGTACCAGCCATGAAGGCTCTGCTGAACTGTGCAGTTAACACACTGACAGACGGACAGTACTCTCACATTGGCAGTGAGTGTCTGTGGAACAAACACAGGGCAACAGTGTCCAAAACAGTCGCCAAGCTGGAAAAGTACCAATTAAAACAG AGACATTGTGATGGAAAGCCCACATTGGATGATCTTCCGGAAGATTGCTTACGGTGCATCTTCAGGAAGCTGTCTAATCACAGTGACATCATCCACACTGGTCAGACAAACCAAACCAATCACACAGTCTCCTCGCACATGTTGCTATGGAAACAGCTCTGCTTCTTCCACTTCACTGACCAGCAGCTTGTTGTCTTCTTGCCTCAAGAACTCGATATCAACGAAGATCGAGTGAACTGGAGATACATCTACAGGCGCTGCTACAA GCGGTTTGGAATGAAGGACATTTTTGCAGACCACCTGGCAATTTGTTGTCATTGTGACACACTCTTTTGGCAG TCCATTGGGCATCCATGCTTCAGTGATTCTGAGCTTAAGTCAAGGCCACTCTCCCCAGAGGCCTTCCTAGATCTGTTTGTGTTGTAA
- the LOC105331536 gene encoding coiled-coil-helix-coiled-coil-helix domain-containing protein 7 encodes MEKTSDGSYVKDGKVVWEPKSEKIKESCKNRAEEFDLRRQTIDDANPCFEEGQMALECLKKNMYNKAKCSLEFENTRACKKFWFKVKRNRMLNGIHPFLPDKEEREEVKKQYAHLLED; translated from the exons ATGGAGAAAACAAGTGACGGATcgtatgtaaaagatgggaaaGTTGTATGGGAACCCAAGTCGGAGAAAATTAAAGAATCATGTAAGAACAGAGCAGAGGAATTCGACTTACGTAGACAAACTATTGATGATGCTAACCCCTGTTTCGAG GAAGGTCAGATGGCATTAGAAtgtctgaagaaaaacatgtacaataaagCCAAATGTTCCCTGGAGTTTGAGAATACACGTGCTTGTAAGAAGTTCTGG TTTAAGGTCAAACGCAATCGAATGTTGAATGGAATTCATCCCTTTCTGCCTGATAAAGAAGAAAGAGAGGAGGTGAAAAAACAATATGCTCATTTATTAGAGGATTGA
- the LOC105331538 gene encoding dehydrogenase/reductase SDR family member 11, which produces MEKWEGRAALVTGASMGSGRAIAKMLASHGMRVAACARSIEKLQTLTTECMSLRGSILPIKCDLTVREDIEAMFSLIREKLLGVDVCVNNAGLALDAPIIDGHYDDWEVMWQVNVRAVCMCTHLSVKSMLDRGVDDGHIININSLSGHRLGKAHFYSATKYAVTALTEGVRWELRRANSHIKITSISPGLVRTNFAYNLMGREDGEECYNTRQALLPDDMAKSVEFVLATPPHVQVSEMMIRPTEQVV; this is translated from the exons ATGGAGAAATGGGAGGGCCGTGCAGCTTTAGTAACAGGAGCTTCCATGGGGTCAGGAAGGGCTATTGCCAAAATGTTGGCCTCACACGGAATGCGTGTAGCGGCCTGCGCAAGAAGTATAGAAAAACTACAG ACGCTGACGACAGAGTGTATGTCACTACGCGGCAGCATCCTCCCTATAAAGTGTGACTTGACAGTCCGGGAGGACATAGAGGCGATGTTCAGCCTCATCAGGGAGAAGTTGTTAGGTGTGGATGTCTGTGTCAATAATGCTGGCCTTGCACTGGACGCGCCCATCATTGACGGCCATTACGACGACTGGGAGGTGATGTGGCAA GTAAATGTGCGGGCAGTTTGTATGTGCACGCACCTGTCTGTAAAGTCCATGTTAGATCGCGGGGTCGACGATGGACACATCATAAACATCAACAG CCTATCTGGACATCGTCTTGGAAAAGCCCATTTTTACTCGGCGACAAAGTACGCTGTAACAGCCCTGACAGAGGGGGTGCGCTGGGAGCTCAGAAGAGCCAACTCCCACATCAAAATCACG AGCATTAGTCCCGGTCTGGTACGCACCAACTTCGCGTACAACTTGATGGGGAGAGAGGACGGGGAGGAGTGTTATAACACAAGACAG GCTTTACTGCCAGATGACATGGCAAAGTCTGTAGAATTCGTACTGGCAACGCCTCCTCATGTTCAG GTCAGTGAAATGATGATACGTCCAACAGAACAAGTTGTTTGA